The genomic stretch CGTCGCCGTCCGATGATTCTCCCGATCATCATGGAGGTCTGAGCGCCACCGCAGAAAGACCACCGCACACGTGCCGCGGCAAGAGCCGCGGTTTTTTTCTTGCTCGCCCGCGGCCGTCGACGCCCGTCCCTTGCCGGCGGCGCTCCCGCGAAAGCCTACGGCGACAGGAGGTCCTCAAGTGCGACTTCGAGGTTTGGAAAACGAAACGCATATCCGCGGGCAAGGGCTTCTTCCGGAAAAACGCGGTTGCCTCGGATGAGGAGGTCGCCCATTTCCCCGAGGACGAGCTTGATCGCGAAAGCCGGCACAGGGAGCCAATACGGCCTCTGGAGTCGCGCCGCAATGGCACGACCGATTTCGTCCATAGTGGCCGGGTTAGGAGCGGTGATGTGGAGCGGGCCCCTTACGCTTTCGTCCTCCATGGCGAGACGGAAGAGGCCGACGACGTCTGCGATATGGACCCACGAAACCCACGCCCGCCCGCCGGCGATCGGTCCACCGAGGAACAGGCGATGCGGAAGGACGAGGTGAGGGAAAGCACCTCCTTCCTTGGCAAAGACGACGCCGAAGCGGGCAAAAACGGTGCGCATTCCCAAGGTTTCGGCGCGTCTTGCCACTGCCTCCCAGCGGCGGGTTACGGCAGCAAGAAAGTCGATCCCGCGCTTCCGGAGGACGGCCTCGATAGGGCCCGTTTCGCCGTCCGAGGCTACGGGAAGCCGTGCTTCGATAGCGGAGGCGCTGACGAAAACGTGAGGTCGCGCTTCGGTGGGGAGGTGCTCCACGACTTCGAGAAGCTCGGTGGTCGCCCGAAGTCGACTTTCGAGAATTCGCCTCTTGTGGTTCGGCGTCCAGTGACCGGCGATTGAGGTTCCGGAAAGGTTAACGACGACGTCGAGGGGAACGTGGCGCTTGAGTTCGTCTATCGGGCGGGCGTTGCCCGTAAGCCAGGGGATAAGGATCGGGCCAGGGCGAAGGGAGTCTGATTCCGGAGAAGGGAAGTTTGTCGGTTCGGATGAAGAGGGGTTCGTCCGCTTGGTTGCCGGTAGGCTCACGACCGTTTCCCGACGGAAAAGGTGCGGATTTCGCGTAAGCCATAAGACGGTATGGCCGTCTGTCAAAAGGGAGCGGGTGAGATGGAGGCCGATGAGACCGCTTCCCCCAGCGATGACGATGCGCATTTCCGCCTTCCCTCCTCTTTTTTTCTTTTCTCTTCGCTAGACTCCAACGTATCATGTTTTGTGGGTGCTCACGGGGCTTTGTACCTTCATTTCAACACGGACTTGGGATTTCGAGGGAGGGAGAAGCGTGCTCAAGGGATTTCAGGAGTTCGTGATGCGGGGAAACGTGGTGGAGCTGGCGGTGGCCGTGGTGATAGGAGGGGCTTTCGGTCGGGTGGTAAATTCTCTGGTGGCCGACGTGATCACGCCCTTGATTGGGTTTATCGGCGGAACCCCAAACTTCTCCGGCCTCATGCTCGGCCCCATTGCCTTGGGGAGGTT from Brockia lithotrophica encodes the following:
- the mscL gene encoding large conductance mechanosensitive channel protein MscL, with product MLKGFQEFVMRGNVVELAVAVVIGGAFGRVVNSLVADVITPLIGFIGGTPNFSGLMLGPIALGRFVNAVLDFLLVAAAVYYIVVVPMNEISKRRTRESEVKASAEPSEEVKLLRQILAELRKS
- a CDS encoding TIGR01777 family oxidoreductase → MRIVIAGGSGLIGLHLTRSLLTDGHTVLWLTRNPHLFRRETVVSLPATKRTNPSSSEPTNFPSPESDSLRPGPILIPWLTGNARPIDELKRHVPLDVVVNLSGTSIAGHWTPNHKRRILESRLRATTELLEVVEHLPTEARPHVFVSASAIEARLPVASDGETGPIEAVLRKRGIDFLAAVTRRWEAVARRAETLGMRTVFARFGVVFAKEGGAFPHLVLPHRLFLGGPIAGGRAWVSWVHIADVVGLFRLAMEDESVRGPLHITAPNPATMDEIGRAIAARLQRPYWLPVPAFAIKLVLGEMGDLLIRGNRVFPEEALARGYAFRFPNLEVALEDLLSP